Genomic segment of Triticum aestivum cultivar Chinese Spring chromosome 6A, IWGSC CS RefSeq v2.1, whole genome shotgun sequence:
TGTTCCAGAGAAGCATTCCCTATTCAGATCCTCCCACTCACCCGCGATTATCTCCAGCGTGTGTTCCTCCACGTCACCTTGAGAATTTTCTCTCTGATACAACTCCTTGTATGATCCATCGAGTCCTTCTTGCGATTCATCCTACATGATGAAAAAATGTATGATCATGCCAAATTTGTTGAATGTTGACGTGTATGCGCACCCAGACAAATATATATGGAATTTATTCAGGTAAAATTATTGGTGGTGCCCAGAAGAATATGTATGACAAATTGTTGGTGTGTTATCACCTTTGCACTACCCATGTCGTCGTAGAGCCTCATGATCTTTGCAGGGCAAGATATTATTCGGAAGATGTAGTCTCTGTTGTCCTCTGTTAAATCATGGCCTAGCATGAAGAAAATATGCAAGAATACAAGAGGTACTCCTGAAGTGATGATGCCGTTTCTTAGATAGTCCTTGGATGTAGGAGCCTGATTAGTAGATAACCATTTCCCCTCGATCATGAATCCATCAAACAAAGTTGCCCACTACAAGAAAAAATGAAGGAAGGTAAGATTAATTCCTTGagtataattttttatatatttttcttgTAAATACAACTAGATAATTTCCTTGCATTGCAATAGGACACACATATTTTGTACGTAGTCACCATGATTTACCTATCATTTTAGTTAATATGATTACGTAGTAAAAGGTAACTTTAGTTAGTAATCTAATCGACACTTATTGACTTATCAGTAAACACATTATTTTATTTAGTTAGCCAATAAGATTGGGGGTTGGAACGGTTTTAAAGGAAAATCGTTCGGGTTGATCTTCAAAATCAGAAATGGAGGAGGTGGGGTAGGAAGGGTGAGTACATACAAAAATAAGGAACTTAACACAAATCCTCACATGTTTTTTAATTAACAGAGattaaaattaaatgatttaatacgTAAAAATATGTGAGGTGCTAGGGTTAATATTTAGTTGCTCAGGATAATCAAATTAAAGAAAAGGAAGAAGCCTTTTAGCAGACATACAGCTTTCTTGAGATGATTGATAGGGTTCAATCCATGCTCTTTCTTGACCATATCGGAGATGTCATTTGTGATTGTGTAAAGAGCCTTGTAACATGATATCATGTAGCTTGGGAGTGAATCAATGGCTGCAAGATCCCATCTGCCAAAATGTGCATTTATGTTTTAAACTTCAATAAAAGAAATATTTTTATATCATGTATAATGTCTTAACTAATCCATGATTCTTTTATTCCATTAGCAAAGTTATGACATTTTGGTCATAAACAATCTCTAAGATGCAATGCTTTGCACTTTTTTGTAGGAATATGCAATAAATATTTAGAAAACTATTAATCTATGAAAATATTGCATAGATTGCTTATTTTGAAACAATCTTAACAAATCTGCATATATTATACATCAAAGTTAAATAAGTTTGTATATTTGACTGGACATATTTAATACTTCATTTTTGATGAACAAAGGTAACTATATTACTTCTACAAAATGCATTAAGCTTATTTATTAAGGGAACATTAGTGCTCACGTTTTGATTGCTTCATTAAAGAGGGAGAGCTCTTCTTGTGTGGCGACAAGATCAAAGATGTCATCCACAATGTAGACCATGGAGATGATCTTTGTGGTCTCAACCCTATATCTAGAGAAAGAGAAACCCTCAAGGGCAGTCATGGCCCACATGTACCATTTAAGAACTTGATCCCTTGCAGCCGGTATTTCTTGAGCCAATCCCAGATCAATCCACCATCTTTGAGAAAAGGAAATTTTCATATAGTAAAAACCACCAATCCTTTAGTCATGGGAATACATGAGCAATAAAAAATATGAACTAGTAAATTTGACCACTAGTTCTAGCATTACGCTCTTATCAAGATGATGCGCATATTGACCATCTTGTAGAAAATTAATCATGGAAGGACACTAGTTTATTATGTTTATACCTCTTAACCTCCTGCCCTTCCCTCTGATGCTGTAACTTCTTAATCTGAAACTCTGCAAGTGCTAGATTCTCAATTGCCATGTTCCTAGTGGGCAAGTTTTGGAGGTAGCTCAGATGGTGCCTTGCCTTGTACTGCATCAGGCTCACATGATAGGGATGGTCTAGTGACTGGCTCACATATCTTGCAAGGTTCGGCTCCAAATACTTAATTGCAAATCTAAGGTGCTTGCTTGAGAATTCATTTGCCTTGTAGAGTGATGATTCTCCCATGTTGAGGTGTGACATGTCTTGCAAGCTCAGTAGCCCTCTAATGTCATTGCTAAGCCCGAGGTTGAAATCACCATTATTGTTCATGAACTTCCGTAGAACATCGTCTGCAACATCATGGAGAAGGGTATTAGGCACATGTCATAAATAATGAGAACAATACATCTGAAGGGAGGTTCTTAAATGCTCCACAAGGAAACCTTAAAAGTTAAATATTAGACTTGGCTAATCTTAGATTTTTTTTCCAGCAAAGTTATCGTCTAAATTCATTTCATAGACCAAATTGCACCCAACCTTCCTAAACTTGTGTTTTTATCTGACTCAACATACTAAACGTGTATGTTACTGACCTGCCGAAAAATAATATCCAGCTTCCCTCATCATCCTCGAAGAAAGGGTTGCATCAAGCAGATCATCACTATGGATGAGATCCACACATGAGCCCATGATGGTATCAATTTCGTCTTGGAAATAGTGGTCGATGCAGAGGCGCTTTAGATGATCAACAGTTGTCAACATGCCTCCTCTACTCTTCGGAGGTTGTTGCAGCAACGCTTGAACATTCCTTAGGCTTTCCTAGTGTTGTAGAGAGAGCAAACTTCTTTTATAAAAAATATAGAGTTTACAGAAGTGCAATAGATACCATATATTATCTCAGTTTGAAAGTAGATGATGTGATAAAAAATATGCATCCAAAATTCTTCAAGTTTGACTATTAATATATGAATAAATACTCAGGCTGGCCGGGTGATAGCTCTTACAATATTTTTTTTCAATACAAATACCAGTGATGCCGTAGGTTTATATTTTGTTCACATCTTATCGAAATTAACATCAAGATATATATGTATATCTAAAACTGTGGTCATTCCAAAATATGTGAATAATTTTCTAATGAAGTGTATAACTTGTTTTTCTCATCATTATCTCCGTAGATGTCACTTTAGGATGTTGCACAAACTACCAGCACAACACACAATATTCAAACTTATCTTTAAGCAATTCACGAATTGCCAAATTGAGGTTAAGAGAGTTTTTTTTGGTTGAATGCGATATTTATGTTGACAATGAACATCCATGGCGAGACTCAAATGTGACATCAGCTCTGATAGGTGTGAAATCGAACCCCCGAAGTAATTAGAAAAATGACATAAACATGCATGCTAATTACATTCAAGTACCTTTGGTTTTTCCATGACCGACAGTACATGCTAATGTTGCTATCTATGACATCTTAAAGAAGTATGAACCCAAATTTCTCCAAATCTTACTATCAATGTATGAAAACATATTAAAACTACTTTCATTGTATGGTAGGTTTATACATCCTCTGTCTGGAAATACTTGTGAGGGAAAtagataaaaatgaatgtatcaaaaagtaaaatacgtctagatacatccatttctccaacAAGTATTTTCGGCTGGAGGTAGTATTTTATTAACATCTTATGACAATCAACAATCAAAGATAGATTTTGAAAATTGTACTGATTCAAAAAAAACGACATTAGATTATGAATGAAGTACACATATTTTCTCTCTCTCCTTTGTTCCTGAGTAGATGTCATTCTAGGATGTTGCACGAACAACCAGCAGACCACAAGATATTCAAAGTTACCTTGAGATGCCAAACTGTTTCCAAGAAAAGAAAATGAATCTCTAAACTCAGGTTAAAAGATTCTTTTGGTGGAAGGCGACGTTTATATTGAGGGCTAGGCATCTATGGTGAGAACTAGTCTCGGCATTACGTCCAATATGTATGAAACTGATCCCCAAATTAATTCAAAAGAAACATAAGCATGCATGTTCTCAAATTGCATTCATGTACCTTTGTTGCCATGTATGTTCTTTGTTTGTACGACAACAATATATACTTCAATACCTGGAAGTCAAAATCATCCGACAGCTCATGGGACGCAGGCTCCGGCCCGGGACATATCACAGGCGAAGGGCGGAAGAAGCTACAGTTGCGGCCGCTCCGGCCACCATTTCCAGCTACCCATGAAGCCGAATGGAGCAGTGGCTCGaccgaggagaaggagaagaaggcatGCGCAGCAGCCATCGGTTGCTGAATCAATGGTGGCTGGCTAGCTAAGTGTGCCGTGTTACAGATCGACTAAGCTAGCTAACTGGGTAACTAACTAGCTTGGACGATATGGGATGAACAAgtagctgttgctgctgctgtgtcTTTGGATTGATGGAGGAGCAATGCATACATGCACTCTAGATTTATAGGGAGAGGAGAGCAGAGCAGAGGGTGCCGCTGGGTCGATCCATCCTCCACCGAGGAGTGGACTGTTCGCCCCAGGTGAGTCATGTGCAAAATTCACTAAACGTGCACGATTGTAGCATACGTCTGTTATCTAGTGAACTAGGAGTAGCTAGCTAGATAATCCATGCTAAGTCAATTTGTCGTAGTACCTTAAGTAATGCATATTTACTTAATGTAGACAGAGACAAGTTTATTACTTCTCACATCGCTCACGCGCGTCACGTCATGCATGCACACTAAGCATGTTTTTTAGAGTAACAGGGAGTGCCTTCCCGGTTGCACTGAAAATGAGCCAACAAGTTCACAGAATCTGTCAGGGCCAGAGGCCAAAACATGCAACTAAGAAGAATAAAGCAGAGTTTACTAACTACTACAAGAGAATCTTCAAGTAACACACATGCCGAATATCCACTATGTTCACTATATTCTTCGCTTGACCGGTACACCATTGGATCCAAGATCCGGCCTGATTTTTAGCTTCCAGCATTCGGATTGTTCGTTAGGAAAATTTGAAACTGTTTAGTGTACTATATCAATTAATTCATCGTGCTTTGTGGGTGTAGCGGGACCACACTTGCATCCTCATACACCATGCATCTTGCTATGAGCAGCAACTAGCGTGAAGAAATTATGATAAAgtatatgtatgtattttttacctCAAAGTATGCATATACATACTAATAAAAAGGCCGTCaacggatgcaagatgaagaagacTACGGCATCCCCTGGAATTTGATTTTTTGGTATGAATGTGTTTATAAGGACTTGTTAAAAAAGAAGAGACATATATTCTTCTGATATTTTTGGGAGCAACATGTTCGTCATGTTTGCTCGGTTTCCTCTTGCTCTGAGCGCGCGTACGtacgatgtgtgtgtgtgtgtgtgtgtgtgtgtgtgtgtgtgtgtgtgtgtgtgtgtgtgtgtgtgtgtgtgtgtgatgttgACGACAAATATTACGACATCCTGCACACAACACACGGTTTTTGAGTTTGTCCCTGCTGTCCTAGAGCCACACATGTATATGcatattttcacaaaaaaaatgtataTGTATATACGTACATTCCAGCATTCTGCTTCGTGTAGCAGTACCACAAATGATGCCGAGTCACAGGCACGTGAACGTCTCGATCTGGCCGGTGGAGGGGGGTTTTGGTTGGTCGAGAGGGGCATGGAAAAGTCTACCGATGGGCGAGTTTTCGACCGGTTGTTGCCTAGCTACCTAGCGATGCACGCAGAACAGAACGTACTATGTATGTCCCGCAAAAAGAACGTACTATGTATAATGGTGCATCTCCACCTTTAAATTGCCCAATATTCCTGTGGATCAGACGGTCCGGACATATATTGCTATTCAACGCGGTACTTTATCCATCTGTTGATCGATCGGTGCCTCTTTTTTTGCAAACCGAAAGACGAGGGGCTTTCTGAGCATCCAGACCACTGCCACGCACGCATCGGACATCCTGGTCTCGTCCGAAATTCTCATCCTCGCCCGTGCCCCTTTCGACATGAAGCAGTTGCCTCGCATTCATAGCGGTCAGCACCGCTTCAGAGTGTCTGCGCCACATTCATGACTGCCGACAGCGGACGCGACCTCTGACTGGAGCCGACATTGAAGGAGAGCGCTAGCCGAGAGCGCCGCCCACGCCGTGTCCCGATGCACTCGTCTTCTCTCCGCATTCAAATGCCACCCATCCGTCCGCCTCCCTCCATTAAACAAAGCACGGTTGTCGAGAGATACACTTCCGCACCCGCATGTGAACGTCGCTCATCTGTTCGGCTCCTGGTCGACATTAAACACCCCGTCGCTTGGCCTGGCCACGCCCACTTTTTTTACATTGTCAGGCTCGGCATCACCATGAGCGAGGCCCGGGCGCACTTCACCGACATGATGGTGCAAGAGCGGGAGGCGGCGTTCCGGCTGGCGCAGGCCAACCAGAGGTACAATCACCGGCTCCTCGACAAGCACTAGATTGCGGAGGAGCAAATCGCCGGTGACCTGGCGAACGACAATGCCATCATGGACATGGTAGCGGACGTGGAAGGGCAGAAGGTGTTGTTCCTGTCTGGCCGCACCGCTGCAAGATCATCCGTGAGCGATCGCGGTTGCGGCTCCCGCGGGCGGAGAAAGACACTCTGCTTATGGACATCGACACAACGACGGAGGAATTTGAGGACGACACCGACAACGCCGCCAACTTCGCGtcggccgcaccgccgccgccgttcgcgtcGTGCCTCCACCACGATGAGGCCGGCACGTCCACGACCGCCGTCGTTGATAGCACGgtagagtagaacatgggaggccaccACCGCTTGGGTCCTAGGCAGACATTGTCAGGCCACACAGCCGAAGAGCTTGCCGCAGCTTCGAGGAGGCAACTACTATTCTTTCCCTCCCGCTGAAGCTCCACTTCCGAGGTTCACAGCTGGCCGGTGAGCTTGCTGCCAATCCTGGGGAAGACATGTCGCGGGAAACGGGCGCTGTCGCGACCTGCAATCATTTAGACTAGGCAAAAAGAGCCTACTCCGCTATAGTTTAATAGCAATATGTCGGAAATGTAATTTTTTTTGTCCGCCTTATATGAAAATCATTTGATTTGCATGTAATTCGTCCGGTTTGTTAAAATTCGATTTAAAATGTATGTGGACACGGTTGAATTGCCGGCTTCCATATCACTGTTTATGGAATGGTTCGGACAAGTCCATAATGGATACTGTAATTTTGGGGTCGGTATTGGAGATGCCCTAGGGGAACTTAATTTGACCCCATCTAGGCCGGTCGGTTTCATCTGAACCGTGAATGCTACTAGCCAGCTGCTAACAGAGCGGTCAAATAAAAAGAATTCCCCAAATATGTAGTGTACACGCTTGGTACTGGCAATGCGAATGTACCTACACCTTCCTTAAAAAAAATAGATCAACACACTCAAATTTGTCGTGTGGTGCCAAACTATTATTGGTGGAGCACCTGGTTAATTCGTTTTATTTGGGAAACATGAGGTGAATTATTACTTTTAATAAAGAGAATAATTGGCAAAAGAGCATCATCGGTGTGTAAGAGTATCTATCACCTGATTTAGCAAATCTAGCCCCCTAAACGATTGTGGATGCGCCCAGCACGTCTATGCCGGGCGTTTCCATTTTCAGCCCCTATTTGTTTATTTATGCAACCATACTTCTCATTTTTTTCTCATATATTCGATCACTTGCACATCATTGCCGGAGATGAAAAGAGGAAAATAAAAGAatgaaaaaagaaagagagaaagtgGTACGGTGTGAGTCGCATCCTACATGGCGGACCGACCGGACGCGTCCGCGAGCCCTCATATCCTCCCTACATTTATTCTCAATATGAGAGTTTACGAACAACCCGGACATGATTGTATGATGGATCCGGTTGAGTCGCTTTTTTCATCGACCGGGGCGTCCGCGGACTCTTTGAGAAGGATTCGAGGATGCAGGTTGTACCTCTAAACCTATCTCTAACGTGGGTTTCATATGCTTGTCTCTAATTCTATTTATTTTACTTGCAATGTAGTAAGCCTCTAATCAAACTATCACGACCATTTGGTCTTCATTGCATTCTATGTGCAGGATTCATACTGACAATTTCGATTCTACATAAAAGATTA
This window contains:
- the LOC123130195 gene encoding S-(+)-linalool synthase, chloroplastic, coding for MAAAHAFFSFSSVEPLLHSASWVAGNGGRSGRNCSFFRPSPVICPGPEPASHELSDDFDFQESLRNVQALLQQPPKSRGGMLTTVDHLKRLCIDHYFQDEIDTIMGSCVDLIHSDDLLDATLSSRMMREAGYYFSADDVLRKFMNNNGDFNLGLSNDIRGLLSLQDMSHLNMGESSLYKANEFSSKHLRFAIKYLEPNLARYVSQSLDHPYHVSLMQYKARHHLSYLQNLPTRNMAIENLALAEFQIKKLQHQREGQEVKRWWIDLGLAQEIPAARDQVLKWYMWAMTALEGFSFSRYRVETTKIISMVYIVDDIFDLVATQEELSLFNEAIKTWDLAAIDSLPSYMISCYKALYTITNDISDMVKKEHGLNPINHLKKAWATLFDGFMIEGKWLSTNQAPTSKDYLRNGIITSGVPLVFLHIFFMLGHDLTEDNRDYIFRIISCPAKIMRLYDDMGSAKDESQEGLDGSYKELYQRENSQGDVEEHTLEIIAGEWEDLNRECFSGTNSTLSHAFVGTSLNFARMVHVMYGYDDEHRLPILEDYTRMLLF